From Micromonospora auratinigra:
AGACGCTGCGGCAGGCGGGTCGCAGCGTCTGGGAGGCGATCCAGAACGGCATGGGCCCGAACCGCCAGCAGCGCCCGCGGCGCTGACCCGGTCAGGACCGTGCGGCGGCAGCCCACCAGGTCGTACGCCGCAGCAGCAGCAACGCCGCGACCGGGGTGAGCGTCACCGCGAGGGCGAGGCTGCTCGCCACGTCGCGGGGCACCCAGAGCAGGTTGTCGCCGATGCCGTTCACGTGCGCGGTCAGCGAGAACGCCACCAGCAGCCCCGACGCGGCCAGCACCGCGCCGGTGCGCCGCAGCCGCCCGGGCACCGGCCCGGTCGACAGGGGGCGTGCGGCCGGTGGGAGGACGCGCGTCGCCGCGACCCCGGACCGCCCCGCGCCGGTCCGCCGGGTGGTCACCCGGGTCGCGGCGGCCGGCTCGTCGGTGAGTCGCCGCTGAAGTGTGGTGAGGCCCCGGACGGCCCACACCACCGGCGGTACGACCAGCAGCAGCAGCCCGGCGGCGTGGGTCAGCCAGGCGCCGGCGAGGGTGGGGCCGCCCCAGGAGTCGGCGTACCCGGTCCAGATGTCGCGGCCGCCGTGGCCCAGCCCGAGCCAGGGCCGGAACGGGTACCCGAGCACGTTGATCAGGAGCAGGAAGGCGAGCGTGCCGGTGAGCGCCGACCCGGCGACCGCGACCGGCAGCGCCAGCAGCGCCCGGCCCACCGCCCGGACCCGGTGCGGCCGGCGCAGGGCGGCGGGCACGGCCGCCAGGGCACGCGGCACCGCGGTGACCGACCGGACGAGGCGGCGACGGCTCTCCGCGTCGTACGCGGTCAGCCACCGGGTGAGGAGACGGTGGGCGAGGCGGGGTGCTTTTCCTGGGCTCGGCATGGGACCAGTCTTCGCCGACCACTGTCCGGGCACCATCGGGACGATCCCCGGCCAGCCCCTGAGGACGACCGACCTTCCGTCAGTGGGCCGCCCCGGCCTGCCGGTGCCGGCGCAGGAGTTCCTGCAACGCGTCGAGTTCGGCGTGCAGGGCCCGCCGGCCCGCTTCGGTGATCCTGATCCAGGTCCGCGGTCGTCGGCCGTGGTAGCCCTTCTCCACCTCGACGAGGTCCGCCTCCTCCAACACGCTGACGTGGCGGGAGAGGTTGCCGGCGGTGAGTTCCAGGGCGTCCCGGAGGTAGGCCACCTCCACCCGTTCGACCTCGGCGGCAATGGTGAGGATGCCGAGCCGGTGCCGCTGGTGCACGGTGTCGTCCAGGCCGTTGGTCGGGTACGCGTCGGGTGCCGCTCCGTCGGCCCCGGGGTCGCGTTGCTGCTCGCGCGTCACGCGGACCCCGGCCGGCGCTTCCGCGCGGCGAGGAGAGCCGCCCCGCCACCGATGAGCAGGACCGGCGCGGGCGCCAGCGCCGCGAGCAGGAAGCCGAACCGGCTCAGGTCTCCCGGCTGGAGATCGGCCAGCTGGAACCAGGCGGTCACGAGCACGATGACGGCGGCGTACGCGGCGACCACGACCCACAGGCCCCGGCTGCGTTCCAGCCGGGCCAGGACCGCCAAGCCGACCGCGATGACCACGTGCGGCAGCATGCCACGGTTGGCGACGCCGAGCAGCGGCCCGGTCGCCCAACTGGTCGCCCGGAAGACCGGTGCCGCCGTGTTGAACAGCAGGAACTCCAGTACGACCGGCAGTGCGAGCCCGACGAGCGTGCCGACGACGCCGGCGATGACGTAACCCCGGACGGGGGTCTGCACGCCGACGCGCTGACCGTGCCATCGGTACCAGACGAGGGTGGTCAGGTAGCCGGCGATCAGCGCGGCCAGCCAGTACCAGCCCAGGGCGGCCGAGTGCTCCAGGAAGTCCCCGCCGAGGCTGGTGAGTGCGGGGTTGGTGGAGATGGCCCGCAGCGCAGCCGGCTCGGTCGACTCGACGTAGAGGGGCGCGGCGGCGGCGATGAGCGCGCCGAAGAGAAGCAGGGGCAGCCCGTACGCGTGCCGGTCCGTCCGTGCCCGTCGCCGCAGCGCGGCCATCGAGCGGAGCAGGTCGTGCGGGCCGCCGTCGGCGTACGCCCCGGCGTCTGCGGAGTTCGACACGGTGTCCTCCAACCGTTCGCTGTTCTGAACACCAATAGCTTTGCATTGCAAAGTAATCGGCACAAGGGGACCGCCGGTCCGACAGTGGGGCGGGGTTCGGCCGCTACTCAGCCGGCGGCGGGGTCGCGCCGCCACGTGGCGGCTTCGGACCTTCGGCCGAGGGCAACGGCACCAGACGTTCCTCGTGCACCTGGATCTCCGCACGGAACCGATGGGCGGCGGGATGCCAGATCTCGTCGAACGGGCCCATCACCGTGCCGCCGACACCGCGCCGGCGCACCCGGGCCGCGAGCCGGGCGAGGAGGCCCAGCACGGCCGCCAGGCCGCCGAGGACCAGCAGGACGCCCATGCCCATGACGCCACATTACGCCCGGGTCGCGCTATCGTCGCTGACGAGCGGCGCCCATGGCGCGGGCGCGGACTGCGCGGGAGTGCGCGAGGAGCTGAGCAGATGGGTGCGCACACCGGCCCGATCCGGGTCTACGGCTCGCCGAAGGTGCGATTCCTGGCGCCACTGCTCCGACCGTCCGCGTCGCTGTGCCTCCAACTGGCCGCAGTGTGTGCTCTGCTCGGGTACGGGGTTCTCGTCAATTTCCACTTCCGGGCGGCCATCGCGTTGGTGGCCGTCGTCGCCGGCGTCTGGATGACCGGATGGATGGCGAGATCAACCGCGCGTCACGTGCTCCTCGCTGATCGTTTTCGCTGGGAGCAGGTCGACCGGGCCTGCGAAGCGATCGTCAGGCACCTGCCCAGGGCCAGCACGCTCAGCCGCGCCGAGGT
This genomic window contains:
- a CDS encoding winged helix-turn-helix domain-containing protein; translated protein: MTREQQRDPGADGAAPDAYPTNGLDDTVHQRHRLGILTIAAEVERVEVAYLRDALELTAGNLSRHVSVLEEADLVEVEKGYHGRRPRTWIRITEAGRRALHAELDALQELLRRHRQAGAAH